One stretch of Pedobacter riviphilus DNA includes these proteins:
- a CDS encoding M57 family metalloprotease codes for MKNLFKKTMLIALLSVVVISCSKKNEIPADQEKETVQNQKVLAYIKNLGFSDAQIVESGDNYVVDGDIVFSKTMEVPADNGKPITEQYYNGNIVTNSTNIRIKIDPSITSMTSEINSAINQWNTVPNSKLKFVITTGTVYDILIKVDNTIGSSTCGQAYLSTSNGKAGNTVWINQNLIQNNSFAQRTRTITHEFGHTISFKHTNQSTTINVPGVGGTDALSLMNGGQCGSGATVLSAKDKQATAVLYPL; via the coding sequence ATGAAAAACCTATTTAAAAAGACTATGCTGATTGCATTGCTCTCAGTAGTGGTGATCTCGTGCTCGAAGAAAAACGAGATACCAGCAGATCAGGAAAAAGAAACTGTTCAAAATCAAAAAGTTCTTGCTTACATCAAAAATCTTGGATTTTCTGATGCACAGATTGTAGAAAGTGGAGATAATTATGTTGTGGATGGCGATATCGTATTTAGCAAAACCATGGAAGTTCCTGCGGATAATGGAAAACCGATAACAGAACAGTATTATAATGGAAATATTGTAACCAACAGTACTAACATCCGCATTAAAATCGACCCGTCTATAACCAGCATGACCAGTGAAATTAATTCTGCTATTAACCAATGGAATACGGTACCGAACTCGAAACTCAAATTTGTAATCACAACTGGTACGGTATATGATATTCTGATTAAGGTTGATAATACAATTGGAAGTTCTACCTGCGGGCAGGCGTATCTATCAACCTCAAACGGTAAGGCTGGTAATACGGTTTGGATTAATCAGAACCTGATTCAAAACAATTCTTTTGCGCAACGTACGAGAACCATAACACATGAATTTGGGCATACCATTTCATTTAAACACACCAACCAATCTACAACCATTAATGTTCCAGGGGTTGGTGGAACCGATGCTTTATCATTAATGAACGGTGGACAATGTGGAAGTGGTGCTACTGTTTTATCAGCAAAGGATAAGCAGGCTACCGCGGTATTATACCCTTTATAA
- a CDS encoding DinB family protein — protein sequence MLKQQYDFILSSRNTLLTYIGSISEQDFLTNNSSFGRGSIRNLLVHICQTYCAWIGERALGIEQEFLPFERYQALHDCQTYFNQVDGYIGLFIEKFKGNELQEMELNRNGEILKVNPLKLFTHVTTHEFHHKGQIMSLSRHLGYIPIDADIIR from the coding sequence ATGCTTAAACAACAATACGATTTCATTTTATCATCCAGGAATACCCTTTTAACTTACATTGGGAGTATTTCTGAACAGGATTTCTTAACCAACAACAGTTCGTTTGGCAGAGGCTCCATCAGAAATTTATTGGTCCACATTTGCCAAACCTATTGCGCATGGATTGGTGAAAGAGCCTTAGGCATTGAACAGGAGTTTTTACCTTTCGAAAGGTATCAGGCTTTACACGACTGCCAAACTTATTTTAACCAGGTAGATGGGTATATTGGCTTATTTATCGAAAAATTCAAAGGAAATGAGCTGCAGGAAATGGAGTTGAACAGAAATGGAGAGATTTTAAAAGTAAATCCATTAAAATTATTTACTCATGTTACTACCCACGAGTTTCATCACAAAGGGCAAATCATGTCGTTAAGCAGGCATTTAGGCTACATACCGATTGATGCCGATATAATCAGATAA
- a CDS encoding OsmC family protein codes for MKRNATAVWQGSIKEGNGNITTQSTTLNNTQYSFNSRFAEGVGTNPEELIAAAHAGCFTMKLSANLTEAGFTADKLETKCEINLDPSKGEIVESHLTLTASVPNLTQEKFDELVADAEKNCPISKLLNTTITVDATLA; via the coding sequence ATGAAAAGAAATGCAACGGCCGTATGGCAAGGTTCAATTAAAGAAGGTAATGGTAACATCACCACACAAAGTACCACTTTAAATAATACTCAATATTCTTTTAATTCTCGCTTTGCAGAAGGTGTTGGTACAAATCCGGAGGAATTAATTGCTGCTGCACACGCAGGCTGTTTTACCATGAAATTATCTGCTAACTTAACTGAAGCAGGATTTACAGCTGATAAATTGGAAACTAAATGCGAAATCAACCTTGATCCATCTAAAGGTGAAATTGTAGAATCACACTTAACCTTAACCGCGTCTGTGCCTAATTTAACACAAGAAAAGTTTGATGAGTTAGTAGCTGATGCAGAAAAAAACTGCCCCATCTCTAAATTATTAAACACAACGATTACTGTTGATGCTACTTTAGCGTAA
- a CDS encoding patatin-like phospholipase family protein gives MKVGIVLSGGGIRGIAHLGVLKAFSNLGITFSHISGTSAGAIAGAFFAAGIDPEEGLNIFLKTKLWRFVRPAVGSLGLINIENTALILKEYFPDDTIEKLKIPLTIAAVNFSEGRLVYFTKGPLIRAIHASSCIPGIFKPIMIDGQMYVDGGILNNFPVEPLMDNCDFIIGSSCNHLKPVDKITGITNLMGRAGIMSINHDMERKAKFCNVLIEPKGLGAISTFDMKRAEDIYWLAHEEALITIKNSPTISELITK, from the coding sequence ATGAAAGTTGGCATTGTATTATCAGGTGGTGGTATTAGGGGAATAGCACATTTAGGCGTTTTAAAGGCGTTTAGCAATTTGGGCATTACCTTTAGTCATATTAGCGGTACCAGTGCAGGAGCAATAGCAGGAGCCTTTTTTGCAGCAGGCATAGATCCGGAAGAGGGATTAAATATTTTCTTAAAAACAAAACTTTGGCGCTTTGTGAGACCCGCAGTAGGCTCATTAGGTTTAATTAATATCGAAAACACAGCTTTAATTTTAAAGGAATACTTTCCTGATGATACCATTGAGAAGCTTAAAATTCCACTAACCATTGCCGCAGTAAATTTTAGTGAAGGCCGATTGGTTTATTTCACAAAAGGACCACTTATCAGGGCCATTCATGCTTCTAGTTGTATACCCGGCATTTTTAAACCCATTATGATTGATGGTCAGATGTATGTAGATGGTGGCATTTTAAATAATTTCCCGGTTGAACCCTTAATGGATAACTGCGATTTCATTATAGGCTCTTCCTGTAACCACCTCAAACCAGTTGATAAAATTACAGGTATTACCAATTTAATGGGCCGTGCAGGTATAATGTCTATCAACCATGACATGGAAAGAAAAGCCAAATTCTGTAATGTATTAATAGAACCAAAAGGTTTAGGAGCTATTAGTACATTCGACATGAAACGTGCAGAAGATATTTATTGGCTGGCACACGAAGAAGCACTAATTACAATTAAAAACAGCCCAACAATTTCTGAATTAATTACCAAATAA
- the lnt gene encoding apolipoprotein N-acyltransferase, giving the protein MNKKQTYLLALLSAFLLWLAWPPMPFTTPLLLIGLVPLFIALNSISGNIEKKQGKRIFLTAGLTFLVWNTASIYWVYNAISAYNGTAVALPVSLIPYGLGALLMTFAFWLYYRLGKYVNKQVAYLGLVAFYIALEYLQQTWDLAFPWMTLGNGLAGMHQLAQWYDYTGVYGGSLWILVSNILAFEAYKKFKSQTGYLRFRTTGIWLLVVIIPIGISLTKYFTAAQKGTPSNVVVVQPNIDPYLKLESIPPAEQIRILTHLSDSIGQPNTEYFIWPETAIPNYADEDRIRSNPDFINLQNFLNKYKNGTLITGIESIRWYNNKKTVSAKKYPDGMFLDNFNSAMQVENSANVQFYHKSKLVPGAEKMPFPKVFSFMDGVFSQLGGSVSGWGWQEKPSVLYAQSGIGAAPVVCYESLWGDWIGQQVKDGAQFIAIITNDGWWGIPQEKTSI; this is encoded by the coding sequence ATGAACAAGAAACAAACTTACCTCCTCGCCCTCTTAAGTGCATTTTTACTATGGCTAGCCTGGCCACCAATGCCTTTTACCACACCATTATTGTTGATTGGTCTGGTGCCTTTATTCATTGCACTTAATTCTATTTCAGGCAATATCGAAAAGAAACAGGGAAAAAGAATTTTCTTAACTGCGGGCCTAACTTTTTTAGTCTGGAATACGGCATCAATTTATTGGGTATACAATGCCATAAGTGCTTATAATGGTACAGCAGTAGCCCTGCCTGTTTCTTTAATTCCTTATGGATTAGGCGCGCTTTTAATGACTTTTGCTTTTTGGTTATACTATAGGTTAGGCAAATACGTAAATAAACAGGTCGCCTACCTTGGACTTGTTGCCTTTTACATCGCTTTAGAATATTTGCAGCAAACCTGGGACCTGGCCTTCCCTTGGATGACTTTAGGTAATGGTTTAGCAGGAATGCACCAGCTGGCACAATGGTATGATTATACCGGTGTTTACGGAGGCTCACTGTGGATTTTAGTGAGTAATATCCTGGCTTTTGAAGCTTATAAGAAATTTAAATCACAAACAGGTTATTTAAGGTTTAGAACAACAGGAATCTGGCTTTTGGTAGTAATTATTCCCATTGGCATTTCATTAACCAAATACTTTACAGCAGCGCAAAAAGGCACACCAAGTAACGTAGTAGTGGTTCAACCCAATATAGATCCTTATCTAAAACTAGAGAGTATCCCTCCGGCAGAGCAGATCAGGATATTGACACACCTATCAGACTCGATCGGACAACCCAATACCGAATATTTTATCTGGCCGGAAACCGCTATTCCGAATTACGCGGATGAGGATAGAATCCGGAGCAATCCTGATTTTATCAATTTACAAAACTTCTTAAACAAGTACAAAAACGGCACTTTAATTACAGGAATTGAAAGCATTAGGTGGTACAATAATAAGAAAACAGTATCTGCAAAGAAGTATCCAGATGGGATGTTTTTAGATAATTTCAATTCTGCAATGCAAGTTGAAAACTCTGCAAACGTTCAATTTTACCATAAATCAAAATTGGTTCCTGGAGCGGAGAAAATGCCTTTTCCAAAAGTATTTTCTTTTATGGATGGCGTATTTTCACAATTAGGTGGAAGCGTAAGTGGTTGGGGATGGCAAGAAAAACCAAGCGTACTTTATGCACAAAGTGGTATCGGTGCTGCACCAGTAGTTTGTTACGAAAGTTTATGGGGCGATTGGATTGGTCAGCAGGTTAAAGATGGTGCACAATTTATTGCCATTATTACCAACGATGGCTGGTGGGGAATACCTCAGGAAAAGACCAGCATATGA
- a CDS encoding PH domain-containing protein encodes MISIDRFLSDEQDPKAVEKVIGKLNDLLTAGEELLYLAVQKKPAVNLLPDSIAISNKRIFYCEPGNLGLTMNFKDISWKSIKEVSFKEEFFGSKFICVPQHGENIVTEFIPKVQARKLHQAANQQLEEYKEMLRQQKLEENRATASPINLNAQPFAEIPAYEPTPEPVQPVIQIAEVVEEPEDETTLKLRKLKTLYDKHLITQEEYEAKKANILDSL; translated from the coding sequence ATGATTAGCATAGATAGATTTCTAAGTGACGAGCAAGACCCAAAAGCGGTTGAAAAAGTTATTGGAAAATTAAACGACCTTTTAACCGCAGGCGAAGAACTTTTATATTTAGCCGTACAGAAAAAACCAGCGGTAAACTTGTTGCCGGATAGCATCGCGATTTCGAACAAGCGCATTTTTTATTGCGAGCCAGGTAATTTAGGCTTAACCATGAACTTTAAAGACATTTCTTGGAAAAGCATTAAAGAGGTTTCATTTAAAGAAGAATTTTTTGGTTCTAAATTTATCTGTGTACCACAACATGGCGAAAATATCGTAACCGAATTTATTCCGAAAGTACAGGCGCGTAAATTGCATCAGGCTGCAAACCAGCAATTAGAAGAGTATAAGGAAATGCTCCGCCAGCAAAAACTGGAAGAAAACCGTGCAACGGCATCTCCCATTAATTTAAATGCACAGCCCTTTGCTGAAATTCCTGCTTACGAGCCAACTCCTGAGCCAGTACAACCTGTTATTCAAATAGCTGAAGTTGTAGAAGAGCCGGAAGACGAAACCACATTAAAATTACGCAAGCTTAAAACTTTGTACGATAAACACCTGATTACGCAGGAAGAATATGAAGCAAAAAAAGCAAATATTTTAGATAGTTTGTAA
- the gldB gene encoding gliding motility lipoprotein GldB, with translation MMYNVKHWQIYLIFLFAITFISCRQSNRPDVSNIPVNIKIERFDNELFAGKNKDVIAVDKQLASKYGMFYDDFIRQILDSKYSSTESLTNLYRDQAYTDLSKEVDSVFPNLKVQEEGLNETFKYIKYYYPKAKIPKFISFASGFAYQMPVGDNYLGIGLDMFLGKDSKFYRAIVQSVPLYLSRRFAPEYIVPRVAETYAHEELFAEPDENRTLLSKMIFQGKVLYFLDQVLPENIADSTKIGYTQQQLDWAQNFEGDIWAYFLENNYLYETDYQKIQVFLSEGPFTPGLGENRDSAPKLGVWTGWQIVRKYMKVHPDVTLQQLMADNDAQKILNQSKYKPKQRK, from the coding sequence ATGATGTATAACGTAAAACACTGGCAAATTTATCTAATTTTTCTTTTTGCCATCACATTTATTTCCTGTAGGCAAAGCAACAGGCCCGATGTAAGTAATATACCGGTAAACATTAAAATAGAAAGATTTGATAACGAGCTATTTGCCGGAAAAAATAAAGATGTTATTGCCGTAGATAAACAACTTGCTTCGAAGTACGGCATGTTCTATGATGATTTTATCCGCCAGATTTTAGACAGTAAATATTCAAGTACCGAATCGTTAACCAATTTATATCGCGATCAGGCCTATACCGATCTCAGTAAAGAAGTAGATAGCGTTTTTCCAAACTTAAAAGTACAGGAAGAGGGACTAAACGAAACTTTTAAATACATTAAATATTATTATCCAAAAGCGAAAATTCCAAAATTTATTTCTTTCGCATCAGGTTTTGCCTACCAAATGCCGGTAGGAGACAATTATTTGGGCATTGGTTTGGATATGTTCCTTGGCAAAGACAGTAAATTTTACAGGGCCATTGTGCAAAGTGTACCCTTATACCTTTCGAGAAGATTTGCGCCTGAATATATTGTACCCCGTGTGGCCGAAACATATGCCCACGAGGAACTTTTTGCTGAGCCTGATGAGAATAGAACCCTCTTATCTAAAATGATTTTCCAGGGAAAGGTTTTATATTTTCTAGATCAGGTATTGCCTGAAAACATAGCCGATTCTACCAAAATTGGATACACCCAGCAACAATTGGATTGGGCGCAAAATTTTGAAGGTGATATTTGGGCATATTTTTTGGAGAACAATTATTTATATGAAACCGATTACCAAAAGATCCAGGTATTTTTATCAGAAGGACCTTTTACCCCTGGTTTAGGCGAAAATAGAGATTCGGCACCAAAATTGGGTGTATGGACAGGCTGGCAAATTGTAAGGAAATATATGAAAGTGCACCCTGATGTTACTTTACAACAATTAATGGCAGATAACGATGCACAGAAAATTTTAAATCAATCGAAGTATAAACCGAAACAACGGAAATAG
- a CDS encoding porin family protein: MKRISTILILSLLSIGAWAQNSPLTSYGFRLGLTATPTFGWIKPEQGKTDGIALGFSYGLIGDFNFAPNYSFSTALTITSINGKSTEANVLPYYASSSSTTPKAYDLKYKLQYVDLPLTIKLKTVKTDGKRWYGQFGLSSSINISAKQDAVTGGAVVGDNLNVSDNIKLYRAGLIIGGGGEFDISGNTSIVAGLTFNNGFTNIVTDKARDVRNHYLALNFGVFF; encoded by the coding sequence ATGAAAAGAATATCGACCATTTTAATTTTATCTCTTTTAAGTATTGGCGCATGGGCGCAAAATTCTCCTTTAACCAGTTACGGTTTTAGGTTAGGTTTAACCGCTACCCCAACTTTTGGTTGGATTAAACCGGAGCAAGGAAAAACAGACGGAATAGCTTTGGGCTTTTCTTATGGCCTAATTGGTGATTTTAATTTTGCCCCGAATTATAGTTTTTCTACTGCTTTAACCATCACCTCAATTAATGGTAAAAGTACGGAGGCCAATGTTTTACCTTATTATGCAAGCAGTAGCAGTACAACACCGAAAGCTTATGATTTAAAGTATAAACTACAATATGTAGACTTGCCTTTAACCATTAAACTAAAAACGGTAAAGACTGATGGAAAACGCTGGTATGGCCAGTTTGGATTATCAAGCTCAATCAATATCAGTGCTAAGCAAGATGCTGTAACGGGTGGAGCTGTTGTTGGCGATAATTTAAACGTATCTGATAACATTAAACTTTACCGTGCCGGATTAATTATCGGTGGTGGTGGCGAATTTGATATTTCAGGAAATACCAGCATTGTTGCCGGCTTAACTTTTAATAATGGTTTCACCAATATTGTAACAGATAAAGCCAGAGATGTTAGAAATCATTATTTGGCGCTTAATTTCGGCGTATTCTTTTAA
- the lspA gene encoding signal peptidase II, whose product MRKIKNLRWSVLLLLLTLNFGCDQISKKIVRTEISDYEHISIIKDRFTLTKVENSGAFLSLGDEMPYIFRLIILTGLPLLFLGYGLYFLFVKRNLPISMQIALCFLIGGGIGNLYDRIVHGSVTDFMHMDFYIFQTGVFNFADISIMIGVGMLLFQSIRSNRLKQQID is encoded by the coding sequence ATGCGAAAAATAAAAAACCTCCGCTGGTCAGTATTACTCTTGTTATTAACCTTAAATTTTGGCTGCGATCAGATTTCTAAAAAAATTGTACGTACTGAGATTAGCGATTACGAACATATCAGTATCATAAAAGATCGCTTCACCTTAACCAAAGTAGAAAATAGTGGTGCCTTTTTAAGTCTGGGCGATGAGATGCCCTATATTTTTAGATTAATTATTTTAACTGGGCTTCCCCTGTTATTTCTTGGGTATGGACTGTATTTTCTTTTCGTTAAACGCAACCTTCCCATTAGCATGCAAATTGCACTCTGCTTTTTAATTGGCGGTGGTATTGGTAATTTATATGATAGGATTGTGCATGGATCGGTTACCGATTTTATGCACATGGACTTTTATATTTTCCAAACCGGTGTTTTTAATTTTGCTGATATTTCGATTATGATTGGCGTAGGCATGTTACTTTTTCAGTCGATTAGAAGTAATAGGCTAAAACAACAAATAGATTAG
- the serS gene encoding serine--tRNA ligase, with the protein MLQVNYIRENREKVLERLSIRHFKQPELVDEIIKIDEDRRSTQTSLDNISAEANAAAKQIGDLMRTGKKEEAEAIKAQTASHKENIKNLSDKLNELEAAQHNLIVQLPNLPYHLVKQGSTAEENEIVLTYGEPAKLPNKALPHWELAAKYDIIDFELGVKITGAGFPVYKGKGARLQRALINFFLDHATAAGYKEMQVPHLVNAASGFGTGQLPDKEGQMYHSTVDDLYLIPTAEVPVTNLYRDVIVKEEDLPIKNTAYTPCFRREAGSYGAHVRGLNRLHQFDKVEVVQITHPDKSYETLEDMSQYVQSLLQELGLHYRVLRLCGGDMGFTSAMTYDMEVWSAAQERWLEVSSVSNFETYQSNRLKLRFKGKEGKAQLAHSLNGSALALPRIVASILENYQTENGIKIPEALVKYTGFDIID; encoded by the coding sequence ATGCTGCAAGTTAACTATATCCGCGAAAATAGAGAGAAAGTTTTAGAACGTTTAAGTATCCGTCATTTTAAACAACCGGAACTGGTAGATGAAATCATTAAAATTGATGAAGACCGCCGTTCTACACAAACTTCCTTGGATAATATTTCTGCTGAGGCTAATGCAGCGGCCAAACAGATTGGCGATTTAATGCGTACAGGTAAAAAAGAAGAAGCCGAAGCGATTAAAGCACAAACGGCTTCTCATAAAGAAAATATCAAAAACCTGAGCGATAAATTGAATGAGTTGGAAGCCGCTCAACACAATTTAATTGTTCAGTTACCCAATCTGCCTTATCATTTGGTAAAGCAGGGATCTACTGCCGAAGAAAACGAGATTGTTTTAACATATGGAGAGCCTGCTAAATTACCAAACAAGGCTTTGCCGCACTGGGAATTGGCTGCGAAATATGATATTATCGATTTCGAACTGGGCGTAAAAATTACCGGTGCTGGTTTTCCGGTGTATAAAGGAAAAGGCGCGAGGTTACAACGGGCGTTGATCAATTTCTTTTTAGATCATGCTACTGCAGCGGGTTATAAAGAAATGCAGGTGCCTCATTTGGTTAATGCGGCTTCGGGTTTTGGTACTGGCCAGTTACCTGATAAAGAAGGACAGATGTATCATTCAACTGTTGATGATTTATATTTAATCCCAACGGCAGAAGTTCCGGTAACCAATTTATACCGTGATGTAATTGTTAAAGAAGAGGATCTTCCTATTAAAAATACGGCTTATACCCCTTGTTTCCGTAGAGAAGCAGGCTCATATGGTGCCCATGTACGTGGTTTAAACCGCTTACACCAGTTTGATAAGGTTGAGGTGGTTCAGATTACACATCCCGATAAATCTTACGAAACTTTAGAAGATATGAGCCAATATGTGCAGTCCCTTTTGCAGGAACTGGGATTACATTACCGCGTGTTGCGTTTATGCGGTGGCGATATGGGTTTTACTTCTGCCATGACTTACGATATGGAGGTTTGGAGTGCTGCACAAGAGCGCTGGTTAGAAGTTTCTTCTGTTTCAAACTTCGAAACGTACCAGAGTAACCGTTTGAAACTACGTTTTAAAGGAAAAGAAGGTAAGGCACAGCTTGCACACTCATTAAACGGAAGTGCATTGGCTTTACCACGTATAGTAGCATCGATTTTAGAAAACTACCAAACCGAAAATGGAATTAAAATTCCAGAAGCTTTAGTGAAGTATACAGGATTTGATATTATTGATTAG
- the rsmI gene encoding 16S rRNA (cytidine(1402)-2'-O)-methyltransferase, which produces MDGKLFLVPTPIGNLEDMTFRAIRILKECDLILAEDTRTSAPMLKHFGIDKRVFSHHQHNEHKATSEIIKFLNEGQKIALISDAGTPAISDPGFFLVREAIKNGIAVECLPGATAFVPALVNSGLPADAFCFEGFLPVKKGRQTKFKKLAEEDRTIILYESPHRLLKTLEEFAQYLGADRQASVSRELTKMFEETVRGTLVEIKSHFENNTLKGEFVICIAGKPATKNKNKYDDAED; this is translated from the coding sequence ATGGATGGCAAACTATTTCTCGTACCAACACCTATAGGCAATTTAGAGGATATGACCTTTAGGGCAATCCGTATCTTAAAAGAATGCGATTTAATCTTGGCTGAAGATACCCGTACAAGTGCCCCCATGCTTAAACACTTCGGCATCGATAAAAGGGTTTTTTCTCACCATCAGCATAATGAACATAAAGCCACTTCAGAAATCATCAAGTTTTTAAACGAAGGGCAAAAAATTGCTTTAATTTCTGATGCGGGAACACCTGCCATTTCCGATCCGGGTTTTTTCCTGGTACGCGAAGCGATTAAAAATGGTATTGCGGTAGAATGTTTACCTGGTGCAACAGCCTTTGTACCTGCCCTGGTTAATTCGGGTTTACCTGCCGATGCATTTTGTTTCGAAGGTTTTTTACCAGTTAAAAAAGGCAGACAAACAAAGTTCAAAAAATTGGCCGAAGAAGACCGTACCATTATACTTTATGAAAGCCCGCACCGTTTATTAAAAACTTTAGAAGAGTTTGCGCAGTATTTGGGCGCCGACAGGCAGGCATCAGTAAGTAGGGAGCTAACCAAGATGTTCGAAGAAACTGTTCGCGGAACTTTAGTAGAAATAAAATCACATTTTGAGAACAATACTTTAAAAGGAGAATTTGTAATTTGCATAGCGGGTAAACCAGCAACAAAGAACAAAAACAAATATGATGATGCCGAAGATTAG
- a CDS encoding NAD+ synthase codes for MKIALAQLNYHIGNFESNTKKITENIQLAKDKGADLVVFAELAICGYPPRDFLEFDEFIALCETAALEIAKHCTDIACIVGLPIKNEVLQGKDLFNAAYFIEEGKVKAVVKKALLPTYDVFDEYRYFEPATQFNCIDFKGKKIALTICEDLWNINDNPLYVSNPMDELIKEQPDIMINIAASPFSYTHDDERIKVLADNAKKYNLPVFYVNQVGAQTEIIFDGGSLVFDADGTMKAEMKYFEEDLQVFDLEEVENVRNKYPQSERLTDIEQIHDALILGIKDYFRKSGFGKAVLGLSGGIDSAVVCALACRALGPENVMAVLMPSKFSSDHSVQDALDLVNNIGCMHEIVPIKEVAEAFDHILAPAFKGLPFNLTEENIQARIRGIINMAMSNKFGYILLNTSNKSECAVGYGTLYGDMCGAIGVIGDVYKMQVFELARYINKEREIIPINTIVKPPSAELRPDQKDSDSLPEYEILDKILYQHIEKKQGSKAIIAQGFDEALVLRILKMVNIAEFKRYQTPPILRVSPKAFGMGRRMPIVGKYMA; via the coding sequence ATGAAAATAGCGCTAGCACAACTCAATTACCATATCGGAAACTTTGAGTCCAATACTAAAAAAATAACCGAAAATATTCAATTGGCGAAAGATAAAGGAGCTGATCTGGTTGTTTTTGCTGAACTGGCTATCTGTGGTTACCCGCCAAGAGATTTTTTGGAGTTTGATGAGTTTATCGCATTGTGTGAAACTGCTGCTCTGGAAATTGCCAAACATTGTACAGATATTGCCTGTATTGTTGGCCTGCCGATTAAAAATGAGGTTTTACAGGGAAAAGATCTGTTCAATGCGGCCTATTTTATCGAAGAAGGAAAAGTTAAGGCCGTTGTTAAAAAAGCACTGTTGCCAACTTATGATGTGTTTGATGAATATCGCTATTTCGAACCTGCCACACAATTTAACTGTATCGATTTTAAGGGTAAAAAAATTGCCTTAACCATTTGTGAAGACCTTTGGAATATCAATGATAATCCATTATATGTATCAAATCCAATGGATGAACTGATTAAAGAGCAGCCCGATATCATGATTAATATTGCGGCATCTCCTTTCTCTTACACCCATGATGATGAACGTATAAAAGTACTAGCCGATAATGCAAAAAAGTATAACCTACCTGTATTTTATGTAAACCAGGTTGGCGCACAGACCGAAATTATTTTTGATGGTGGTTCTTTGGTTTTCGATGCTGATGGAACCATGAAGGCAGAAATGAAGTATTTTGAAGAAGATCTTCAGGTTTTTGACCTGGAAGAAGTTGAAAATGTGCGTAATAAATATCCCCAATCAGAACGATTAACAGATATTGAACAGATTCATGATGCTTTGATTTTAGGTATAAAAGATTATTTCAGGAAATCTGGTTTTGGTAAAGCGGTTTTAGGGCTGTCTGGCGGAATTGATTCAGCCGTGGTTTGTGCCTTGGCCTGTCGCGCTTTAGGACCAGAGAATGTTATGGCCGTTTTAATGCCTTCTAAATTCTCTTCAGACCATTCTGTTCAAGATGCTTTGGATTTGGTTAACAATATTGGCTGCATGCACGAAATTGTGCCAATTAAAGAAGTTGCAGAAGCTTTTGATCATATATTGGCTCCAGCTTTTAAAGGCTTGCCTTTTAACCTAACAGAAGAAAATATCCAGGCCCGAATACGTGGTATTATTAATATGGCTATGAGTAATAAGTTTGGCTATATTTTATTGAACACTTCTAATAAAAGCGAATGCGCCGTGGGATACGGTACACTATATGGCGATATGTGCGGTGCAATTGGTGTAATTGGCGATGTGTATAAAATGCAGGTTTTTGAGCTGGCGAGGTACATTAATAAAGAAAGGGAAATTATCCCGATCAATACTATTGTTAAACCACCATCAGCAGAGTTAAGGCCCGACCAAAAAGATTCAGATTCCTTACCTGAATATGAAATTCTGGATAAAATATTATATCAGCACATCGAAAAGAAACAAGGCTCGAAAGCCATCATTGCGCAGGGTTTTGATGAGGCCCTGGTGCTGCGGATTCTAAAAATGGTAAACATTGCAGAATTTAAGCGCTATCAAACACCACCTATTTTAAGGGTATCGCCAAAAGCTTTTGGTATGGGCAGAAGAATGCCGATTGTAGGAAAATATATGGCTTAG